The following coding sequences lie in one Miscanthus floridulus cultivar M001 chromosome 9, ASM1932011v1, whole genome shotgun sequence genomic window:
- the LOC136483632 gene encoding putative F-box protein At5g62660, with protein MSKLAGGAPPLPEDLVFCEILTRLQAKPLLRCRAVCRSWRRRLTSDAKFLLAHHRRQPSLPLVTSGDRSTEERRIDALDHRTGERRPVEQTTGGTGGAEDNLQVLASCDGLLILLANGGLQICNPATRQRAPLTLLHGASCISALYPHGPSGSYRVLCCFKRAEDGHAVYHVHTVGSGELRRVGEPPAPWASGDMARAMPAIASFYPPVLADGRIYWEPVRLPGGNGKGNNMLVFDTMAESFQHLLSPVDGGASLELFEMSNGALGLYDNHGGTADLWVLQDHKSWTWSLNNRIKFPADVLSVMPVLDPEGDVLVLSLRGESSFECQHLQHISGGNGSLLARYEWNYSLNLWRHRFKESLVCHDFFSMGGNAGRVDEKPLFDGLSTVALVRDDNSEPH; from the coding sequence ATGTCAAAATTGGCCGGCGGCGCCCCCCCGCTCCCCGAGGATCTCGTTTTCTGTGAGATCCTGACGCGTCTGCAGGCGAAGCCCCTCCTCCGGTGCCGCGCCGTCTGCCGCTCCTGGCGCCGCCGCCTCACCTCCGACGCCAAATTCCTCCTcgcccaccaccgccgccagCCCTCGCTCCCGCTCGTCACCTCCGGTGACAGGTCCACCGAGGAGAGAAGGATCGACGCCCTGGACCACCGCACCGGCGAGCGGCGCCCCGTCGAGCAGACGACGGGCGGGACCGGCGGCGCCGAGGACAACCTCCAGGTGCTCGCTTCCTGCGAcggcctcctcatcctcctcgccAACGGCGGCCTCCAGATCTGCAACCCGGCGACCCGCCAGCGCGCGCCCCTCACGCTGCTCCACGGCGCCTCCTGCATCTCCGCGCTCTACCCTCACGGCCCGTCTGGATCGTACCGAGTGCTATGCTGCTTCAAGAGAGCCGAGGACGGCCACGCTGTGTACCACGTGCACACTGTCGGGTCCGGCGAGCTGAGGCGCGTCGGAGAGCCTCCCGCGCCGTGGGCGTCAGGAGATATGGCAAGGGCGATGCCGGCGATAGCATCGTTTTACCCGCCCGTCCTAGCAGACGGCAGGATCTACTGGGAACCGGTAAGGCTGCCCGGTGGCAACGGCAAGGGCAACAACATGCTCGTGTTCGACACCATGGCCGAGTCCTTCCAGCATTTGCTGTCGCCCGTCGACGGTGGTGCATCTCTTGAGCTGTTTGAGATGAGCAATGGTGCTCTTGGATTGTACGACAACCATGGCGGCACGGCTGATCTTTGGGTGCTGCAGGATCACAAGAGCTGGACTTGGTCGTTGAACAACCGGATCAAATTTCCGGCAGATGTTCTTTCTGTGATGCCAGTACTGGACCCAGAGGGAGATGTGCTCGTCCTTTCTCTCAGAGGGGAATCAAGCTTTGAGTGCCAACATCTGCAGCACATCTCTGGTGGCAATGGCAGTTTGTTGGCACGGTATGAATGGAATTATTCTCTGAATCTTTGGAGGCACAGGTTCAAAGAAAGTCTTGTCTGCCATGACTTCTTCTCGATGGGAGGAAATGCTGGTCGTGTTGATGAAAAACCACTGTTTGATGGTTTGTCAACCGTGGCGCTGGTTCGTGATGATAATTCTGAGCCGCATtga
- the LOC136479598 gene encoding wall-associated receptor kinase 3-like translates to MDCCQATLTAGTRPREVQAEWIHGRNHTAEQQLAPVNVFVAEEGWVDQSELVGAHELQEAPLLLKWKITRNLPRLDIYHYNETCSQDSSVSIPIIHRDIKSSNILLDDTMTSKISDFGASRYIPIDNTGLTTRIQGTFGYLDPECFQTGRLTEKSDVYSFGVIFVELLTRKKPTCSHLSNEYGGLVPHFLNLLASRNLDQIMDPQVLEEGGTEVQQVVMIAASCINIRGEERPTMRQVELTLEGLQQGSNKKYKKDDMVTEEFVNGSIGGYYPSGTSERQRPEESSRRYSLEQEMMMSARYPR, encoded by the exons ATGGACTGCTGTCAGGCAACCCTCACCGCCGGTACACGGCCCAGAGAAGTACAGGCCGAGTGGATCCACGGCCGGAACCACACGGCGGAGCAGCAGCTTGCGCCGGTGAACGTGTTCGTCGCGGAGGAGGGGTGGGTCGACCAGAGCGAGCTGGTGGGCGCCCACGAGCTCCAGGAGGCTCCCCTTCTCCTCAAGTGGAAGATCACGCGGAACCTGCCACGACTCGACATCTACCACTACAATGAGACCTGCTCCCAAGAC TCATCAGTTTCAATCCCAATAATCCATAGAGACATCAAGTCTAGCAACATACTTCTTGATGATACAATGACATCAAAGATATCCGACTTTGGAGCTTCAAGGTACATTCCGATAGACAACACAGGGTTGACAACAAGGATACAGGGAACATTCGGATACTTGGATCCCGAGTGCTTTCAAACCGGTCGTCTTACCGAGAAAAGTGATGTTTATAGCTTTGGTGTAATTTTTGTGGAGCTACTCACCAGGAAGAAACCAACTTGTTCACATTTGTCCAATGAATATGGTGGCCTTGTTCCACATTTCCTCAATCTACTTGCCTCTAGAAACCTTGACCAGATAATGGATCCACAGGTTCTAGAGGAAGGAGGCACAGAAGTACAACAAGTTGTTATGATTGCAGCATCCTGTATAAACATAAGAGGTGAAGAAAGACCAACGATGCGACAGGTTGAACTTACACTAGAAGGACTTCAACAAGGTTCCAACAAAAAGTACAAGAAAGATGATATGGTAACTGAAGAATTTGTGAATGGTAGCATTGGGGGATACTATCCATCAGGGACTAGTGAAAGGCAGAGACCTGAGGAATCTAGTAGAAGATACAGTTTGGAGCAAGAGATGATGATGTCGGCGAGGTATCCTAGATAG